The Bombus vancouverensis nearcticus chromosome 2, iyBomVanc1_principal, whole genome shotgun sequence genome window below encodes:
- the ltl gene encoding leucine-rich repeat-containing larval translucida encodes MSGLLYTLLGLAASSSLHCAVRREISPCTCRQEAFSSTVINPAQAAVAAVAAAAAATTGNNAGHHGHGERIEVVCERMDSFEQVAGALRGKFTTEQQITLRVSHSNLRDISRHDFKELRMSITKLELNHDRLGFVDGEVFAGLGRTQYLSLADNEVPSIPRHILSHLSLLRTLDLSRNRISRIDSDDFKYNPTLQHLLLAGNAISEMVPGSLPPLVKHLHVGRNQLQSLNRTLRDLNQLEWLLINANELTSLDGELPSSGHNLKMLYAVDNKLTHLPAEFRYLHRLESLYLQHNKIRSLDGTLQKARRLKFLELSYNDLQELTEEDFLEAEMLEDLELGHNSLKSLGSAGNGNGDGNGGNSVLYPLRSLKCLNLTHNELREFSFASLRGLRELRLLDLSNNRIARLHRGRTPSENLVEEEGEETAGGNIQDMQLQHNELRSLDGSLFLGMKELQKLNLSYNALGPTIGQRDLRGLDGLKVLDLSHNELTTLEDTSETWLPSLEELNASHNRLVTLSERDFRGFPVLCWADVSANRIRTLMPELVANTRCTVHGVPDVLRIYLQDNPVLCDPGLADLTVAFEVNHAKVYGVANNCPTTVATPTEQTSPLPPLPPTLLLAAAAAASGGNVSFAATLE; translated from the exons ATGTCGGGGCTGCTTTACACGCTTTTAGGGTTGGCGGCTAGCTCGAGCCTTCATTGCGCTGTTCGCCGCGAGATAAGCCCATGCACCTGCCGACAGGAAGCGTTCTCCAGCACCGTTATCAACCCGGCGCAGGCTGCTGTCGCTGCTGTAGCCGCCGCGGCTGCTGCTACGACCGGTAACAATGCCGGTCACCATGGACACGGGGAACGGATCGAGGTCGTATGCGAACGGATGGACTCTTTCGAACAAGTGGCAGGGGCATTAAGGGGCAAATTCACCACCGAGCAACAGATTACTTTGCGTGTTTCTCATTCAAATCTCAGGGATATATCGCGGCACGATTTCAAAGAGCTGCGGATGTCCATTACGAAGCTCGAGCTGAATCACGATCGTCTAGG GTTCGTAGACGGCGAAGTTTTCGCGGGGTTGGGAAGAACGCAATATCTTAGTCTCGCGGATAACGAAGTACCATCTATACCGAGACATATTCTGTCGCATCTCTCATTGCTGAGGACCCTAGATCTCAGCAGAAATCGGATAAGCCGTATAGACTCGGATGACTTTAAG TACAACCCGACATTACAGCATCTCCTGTTGGCCGGAAATGCGATTTCAGAAATGGTGCCAGGCTCGTTGCCACCATTAGTGAAGCACCTACACGTTGGCCGCAATCAGTTACAAAGCCTGAATCGAACGTTACG AGATTTGAATCAGTTGGAGTGGTTGCTAATTAACGCCAACGAGCTCACGTCTTTAGATGGCGAGCTACCGTCTTCTGGCCATAACCTGAAGATGCTCTACGCCGTGGACAATAAATTAACTCACTTGCCAGCAGAATTTCGCTACTTACATCGTTTAGAAAGTCTGTATCTTCAGCACAATAAGATTCGCAGTCTCGATGGCACGCTGCAAAAGGCTCGTAGATTGAAGTTTCTCGAACTTTCGTACAACGATCTGCAAGAG TTAACGGAAGAAGATTTCCTAGAAGCAGAGATGTTAGAAGATCTAGAGCTCGGACACAATTCCTTAAAATCGTTGGGTAGCGCGGGTAATGGTAATGGCGACGGAAACGGGGGCAACAGTGTCCTTTACCCTCTCAGGTCTCTCAAGTGTTTAAACTTGACGCACAACGAGCTTCGCGAGTTCTCATTCGCGTCACTTCGTGGCCTGCGCGAGCTACGATTGCTCGATCTCTCGAACAACAGAATCGCGCGACTCCACAGAGGAAGAACGCCGTCAGAG AATTTAGTAGAAGAGGAAGGGGAAGAAACGGCGGGCGGAAATATTCAAGATATGCAACTGCAGCACAACGAGCTTCGAAGCTTGGACGGCTCGTTATTCCTTGGAATGAAGGAATTACAGAAGCTGAATCTCAGTTACAACGCTTTAGGACCGACGATTGGACAGCGTGATCTACGAGGCCTCGATGGTCTCAAAGTCCTCGATCTCTCTCACAACGAGCTTACTACACTCGAAGATACGTCAGAG ACGTGGCTTCCTTCCCTGGAGGAATTAAACGCATCGCACAATCGTCTGGTAACATTGTCCGAGAGAGACTTCCGTGGATTTCCTGTTCTCTGCTGGGCAGATGTGAGCGCGAATCGGATACGTACTCTGATGCCGGAACTCGTGGCGAACACACGTTGCACCGTTCACGGTGTGCCTGACGTGCTTCGCATATATCTTCAAG ATAATCCGGTGTTGTGCGATCCTGGACTAGCAGACTTGACCGTGGCTTTCGAAGTCAATCACGCGAAAGTCTATGGTGTGGCCAATAATTGTCCAACGACCGTTGCAACTCCCACCGAGCAAACGTCGCCGCTTCCGCCGTTACCACCGACGCTGTTATTGGCCGCCGCCGCGGCTGCTTCCGGaggaaatgtttctttcgcCGCGACCCTCGAGTAG